A region of Anguilla anguilla isolate fAngAng1 chromosome 18, fAngAng1.pri, whole genome shotgun sequence DNA encodes the following proteins:
- the prdx3 gene encoding thioredoxin-dependent peroxide reductase, mitochondrial, with product MAATLGRLLRTSASAISAAGLRVGTPAAVSTSRSSRILRCPAAQKVCFSTSSARWAPVVTQHAPHFKGTAVHHGEFKEISLDDFKGKYLVLFFYPLDFTFVCPTEIISFSDKASEFHDVNCEVVGVSVDSHFTHLAWINTPRKNGGLGHINIPLLADLNKQVSRDYGVLLEGPGIALRGLFIIDPSGVVKHMSVNDLPVGRCVEETLRLVKAFQYVETHGEVCPASWTPDSPTIKPTPEGSKEYFEKVN from the exons ATGGCAGCCACCTTAGGAAGACTTCTCAGAACTTCG GCCTCTGCCATTTCTGCAGCTGGCCTTAGGGTTGGCACTCCTGCTGCAGTGTCCACCAGCCGGTCGTCTAGAATTCTGCGCTGCCCTGCTGCCCAAAAAGTGTGCTTCAGCACAA gcagTGCACGATGGGCCCCTGTGGTCACTCAGCATGCGCCCCATTTCAAAGGCACCGCCGTTCACCACGGCGAGTTCAAGGAAATCAGTCTCGACGACTTCAAGGGCAAATACCTGGTGCTTTTCTTCTACCCTCTGGATTT cacctTCGTCTGCCCGACTGAGATCATCTCATTCAGCGACAAAGCCAGCGAATTCCACGACGTGAACTGCGAGGTGGTGGGCGTGTCCGTGGACTCTCACTTCACGCACCTGGCCTGGATCAACACCCCCCGGAAG AACGGGGGGCTGGGCCACATCAACATCCCCTTGCTGGCTGACCTCAACAAGCAGGTGTCCAGGGACTACGGAGTTCTCCTGGAGGGCCCAGGTATTGCACTGAG gggcCTGTTCATCATCGACCCCAGCGGCGTGGTCAAGCACATGAGCGTTAACGACCTGCCCGTGGGCCGCTGCGTGGAGGAGACGCTGCGCCTGGTCAAGGCCTTCCAGTACGTGGAGACCCACGGGGAGGTGTGCCCCGCCAGCTGGACCCCCGACTCCCCGACG ATTAAGCCAACACCTGAGGGGTCAAAGGAGTATTTTGAGAAGGTGAACTAG
- the tm9sf3 gene encoding transmembrane 9 superfamily member 3 → MGFSRWKITVVTLLSAVGLLLPARADEHEHTYVDKEEVVLWMNTVGPYHNRQETYKYFSLPFCVGSKKTISHYHETLGEALQGVELEFSGLDIKFKDEVMQTTYCEIELDKAKRDAFVYAIKNHYWYQMYIDDLPIWGIVGEADENGEDHYLWTYKKLEIGYHDNRIVDVNLTSEGKVKLVPNTRIAMSYSVKWKKSDVKFEDRFDKYLDPSFFQHRIHWFSIFNSFMMVIFLVGLVSMILMRTLRKDYARYSKEEEMDDMDRDLGDEYGWKQVHGDVFRPSSQPLLFSSLIGSGCQIFSVSFIVIIVAMVEDLYTERGSMLSTAIFVYAATSPVNGYFGGSLYAKQGGRRWIKQMFIGAFLIPAMVCGTAFFINFIAMYYHASRAIPFGTMVAVCCICFFVILPLNLVGTILGRNLSGQPNFPCRVNAVPRPIPEKKWFMEPAVIVCLGGILPFGSIFIEMYFIFTSFWAYKIYYVYGFMMLVLVILCIVTVCVTIVCTYFLLNAEDYRWQWTSFLSAASTAVYVYMYSFYYYFFKTKMYGLFQTSFYFGYMAVFSTALGIMCGAVGYMGTSAFVRKIYTNVKID, encoded by the exons TATGTAGATAAAGAAGAAGTCGTGTTATGGATGAACACGGTGGGGCCCTATCACAACAGGCAAGAAACCTACAAGTACTTTTCCCTTCCGTTCTGCGTGGGCTCCAAGAAGACGATCAGCCACTACCACGAGACCCTGGGGGAGGCGCTGCAGGGGGTGGAGCTGGAGTTCAGCGGCCTGGACATCAAATTTAAAG ACGAGGTGATGCAGACGACGTACTGCGAGATCGAGCTGGACAAAGCCAAGCGCGACGCCTTCGTCTACGCCATCAAGAACCACTACTGGTACCAGATGTACATCGATGACCTGCCCATATGGG gaatTGTTGGAGAGGCAGACGAGAACGGCGAGGATCACTACCTTTGGACGTACAAGAAACTGGAGATAGGTTACCACGACAACAGAATTGTTGATGTGAATTTGACCAGCGAAGGGAAAGTCAAGCTGGTCCCGAACACGAGAATCGCGATGTCATACTCA GTGAAGTGGAAGAAGTCAGATGTGAAATTTGAGGACCGATTCGACAAGTACCTGGATCCATCTTTCTTTCAGCACAGA ATTCACTGGTTTTCCATTTTCAACTCGTTCATGATGGTGATCTTCCTGGTGGGCCTGGTCTCCATGATCCTGATGAGGACGTTGCGGAAAGACTACGCCCGATACAGcaaagaggaagagatggatGACATG GACCGGGACCTGGGGGACGAGTATGGCTGGAAGCAGGTTCACGGGGACGTGTTCCGCCCCTCCAGCCAGCCCttgctcttctcctccctcatTGGCTCAGGCTGCCAGATATTCTCCGTCTCCTTCATCGTCATCATCGTGGCCATGGTCGAGGACCTGTACACAGA GAGGGGCTCCATGCTAAGCACTGCCATCTTTGTCTATGCTGCTACATCTCCGGTCAACGGCTACTTTGGGGGGAGTTTGTACGCAAAGCAAGGGG GGAGGAGATGGATCAAGCAGATGTTCATCGGGGCCTTCCTGATCCCCGCCATGGTGTGCGGCACCGCCTTCTTCATCAACTTCATCGCCATGTACTACCACGCCTCGCGGGCGATACCGTTCGGCACCATG GTTGCTGTCTGCTGTATCTGTTTCTTCGTCATTCTGCCCCTGAACCTGGTGGGCACCATTCTGGGCAGAAATCTTTCTGGGCAGCCCAACTTCCCCTGCCGCGTCAACGCAGTGCCTCGGCCTATCCCCGAGAAAAAATG GTTCATGGAGCCGGCCGTCATCGTTTGCCTGGGGGGAATCCTGCCCTTCGGCTCCATATTCATTGAAAT gtacttCATCTTCACCTCCTTCTGGGCCTATAAGATTTACTACGTGTACGGGTTCATGATGCTGGTCCTGGTCATCCTGTGCATCGTCACCGTCTGCGTCACCATCGTCTGCACCTACTTCCTGCTCAACGCGGAGGACTACAGATG gcagTGGACGAGCTTCCTGTCTGCAGCCTCCACTGCAGTTTATGTTTACATGTACTCGTTCTACTACTACTTCTTTAAAACAAA GATGTATGGCTTGTTCCAGACGTCCTTTTACTTTGGAtacatggctgtgttcagcacgGCACTGGGAATCATGTGCG GAGCCGTTGGTTATATGGGAACAAGTGCCTTCGTGAGGAAGATCTACACCAATGTGAAAATTGACTAA
- the sfxn4 gene encoding sideroflexin-4: protein MDINLQFWKSEGQSFLRRLRLWINILDPVSLLSSDGEIEKARSLLGSADPKNKREVDDAWKLSLSSVHSDTGTIHPTIFRPPAFLPVAAPLVIASLLPHKGVKPAFLWQFLLQSYSAGFNFSNRNATATKDNKTTLKQALLIVGSVTYATCAGTIPQFVMTRYGLRSTSVQVFCRSVLPVPLAALLAAFNVLVVRAEEIENGVRVFDSSGNSVGVSQKAGSKAVNETALSRAAMMGTTVALPSLLMVLLKRTSFGQRHSLLVAPVRHISAALVLGLMVPLSFSLFPQLCTIQRDDLENELQTATADKQLFYHRGL from the exons ATGGATATTAACTTGCAATTCTGGAAAAGCGAAGGGCAG TCTTTCCTGCGCAGACTCCGCCTGTGGATTAATATTCTTGATCCAGTCTCCCTGCTTTCCTCTGAT GGTGAAATTGAGAAAGCACGTTCTCTGCTTGGAAGCGCAGATCCGAAGAATAAGAGAGAG gtaGACGATGCGTGGAAGCTGAGCCTG tcATCTGTCCACTCCGACACTGGTACCATACATCCAACTATATTCCGCCCTCCAG CATTCCTTCCTGTTGCTGCCCCCTTG GTCATCGCCAGCTTATTACCACACAAAGGGGTCAAGCCTGCTTTCCTTTGGCAG TTTCTGTTGCAGAGTTACAGTGCTGGGTTTAACTTCAGCAACAGAAATGCCACTGCCACCAAG GACAACAAGACAACGCTGAAGCAGGCTCTTCTGATTGTGGGGTCAGTCACGTATGCAACATGCGCTGGG ACGATTCCGCAGTTTGTAATGACGCGCTATGGCCTGAGAAGCACATCTGTCCAGGTGTTTTGCAGATCGGTGTTGCCTGTTCCATTGGCTG CCCTGCTTGCTGCCTTCAATGTGCTGGTGGTGAGAGCTGAAGAGATCGAAAATGGCGTCCGGGTATTTGACTCCAGCGGGAACAGTGTTGGAGTCTCACAGAAGGCTGGCTCCAAG GCTGTGAATGAGACTGCCTTGTCCAGAGCAGCTATGATGGGCACCACTGTCGCTCTGCCCAGCCTGCTTATGGTGCTCTTAAAGAG GACAAGCTTTGGGCAGAGGCACTCCCTGTTGGTGGCACCAGTTCGGCACATCAGCGCTGCCCTGGTCCTGGGTTTGATGGTTCCCCTGTCCTTCAGTCTCTTTCCACAGCTGTGTACG ATTCAAAGAGACGACCTGGAAAACGAGCTCCAGACAGCCACAGCAGACAAACAGCTGTTCTACCACAGGGGACTATga